CTTCTAGCAACTTCAAAGAATTTCATATTTGCAAAGACACTTAAGTGCCAAAACTAGAAGGCTCCTCCCTAACCTTATATCCAAATATGAGATTCCAATCTTGGTCAATACTTCAGTGTATTTACAcaaatttaatttcactaaaatttTCCTCTTAATTTTGCCAATAAATTGGCTTGGTTGTCTCCTTTACTCGATTTTAATCCAAACAAATAAGTGTATCATGAACTTTGAAGGTGTGGTGCCAAGAACCTTAGCCACCCCCGTCGTTGGTGGCACGTGGACGGTGGAGCCCTCCACCACCAATAGGGCAATGGCATTGCTCAAATCAACACGATGGGTTTGCTTGGAATGGCCGCAAACTAAAGCGTCAGCAGTGAAAACATGTCAGAACGTTTAGGCTCTTTGTCACTGCCCTCTTGCTAAAAGCCGATGATCCCCTCTctcaaaatattattattcctTTGTTGGAGGGTAGGGTTGGCATATCTTAGTTGCTTACCTATAAAAATGATGGGTTTCTTAGCTTTGTGACCAAGGGTAGAGTGATGGCTACACTTGATCTCAATTCATGTCATTTTtgtaatgatgatgatgataattaCAATGCTTCGCTCTCTTTTGGGTTTGTTCATCTAGTTATATGGGGCCACTTCTCTAATGTTATAGATTGAGTGAAAGCTAAGGTTGGTATATATATCTCATGTCATGCTTTATTTTAGTctccaaaaatataagaacCTTGAAATGTGACAACTAAACTTCTATTCCATAATTCTATcatacaaatatttttttattattgtaaatTTTTCTCAAgtaataatttaaactatcaaGATAAAGATTCGAACTTGATTATAAAAGAACGAGGTCATTGTTCTGCCCAATTATCTAACCCACGAGTGCTGCTTTTGAATCATTTTAGCTGATAAAACCAAACAATTAACCCATATCTAttggaaaatggaaaaaatgggaaacacaCAAACTACAAATATATAGGAAAACCCTCACcaatttttttagttaaacAAATTACCTACTAAATTCGTTTTAAGTGCTTATTGTCaacaaatatttgtttgatttgatgtagcaaaataaaaaattgtgtgAAGTACTAGTCACATGACCCTATCCAGTCACGTGTTACCGGTGCGAACCTCATGTGCAGTCTGCAGACTCTCACTGCCTCATCCAAACCATCCAATATACGTTACCCCACTGTGCCGCTGGCGCGTAACTGTCAGCCACTTCACAACGCGTGAAATCCAGTCCTCCAATCGTTTCCCAAACGTTAAACACCACATCCTCTGCAACCCCTCCATGCCATCCGGTACTCCCTCACATCGACACGTCAATCTAAATTGACTTCCACGCAGCCAACCCGATCAACGTCTCATATTCCCTCCGGTCCCTACCATTTATATACCAGATCAACCCCTGCTGACACTCAAAATTACAGGTTcgcttttcaaaatttaaattcccACTCAAAACAAACGGCGCCGTCAAGTTCATCCGTTATCTCTCCCGCTATAAAACACCCCACGTCACTCCTTCACTCTCCAAAacccttcatcttcttcccgatcatttctctctcctcgaACCTTCTCCTCAGTCCAAATTCCTCTCTCTCGTCAAACACAGTCACTCTCTTTCAAACGCGCTTCAAAATGCGTGAGATTCTCCACATCCAGGGAGGCCAATGCGGCAACCAGATCGGCGCCAAGTTCTGGGAGGTCGTCTGCGCCGAGCACGGCATCGACTCCACCGGTCGTTACCAAGGCGACAACGAGCTCCAGCTCGAGCGCGTCAATGTCTACTACAACGAAGCCAGTTGCGGGAGGTTCGTCCCACGCGCCGTCCTCATGGATCTGGAGCCAGGCACCATGGACAGCGTCAGATCTGGACCGTACGGCCAGATATTCCGgcccgataacttcgtgttcGGGCAGTCCGGTGCCGGCAACAACTGGGCTAAGGGTCATTACACCGAAGGCGCCGAGTTGATTGATTCTGTTCTCGATGTCGTTCGGAAGGAGGCTGAGAACTGCGACTGCTTGCAAGGTATTCTTCGAGTTCGATTTTAGTTGCTAGATCAGTAGATCCATGTTCATTTTCTGAGTTTTCGAGTGTTTGGATACAAGATATAATTATTATCGTAGAATTTTGGTTATGAATCCAAATTGACTCTGGTTGGATACACTTTATATGGTTTCGAGTGTGCTAATTGTTACCTAATGTACTAGTTTGGCAACAGGTTTTCAGGTTTGCCACTCTCTCGGAGGAGGTACTGGTTCTGGAATGGGAACACTTCTCATTTCCAAGATACGAGAGGAATACCCGGACCGAATGATGCTCACCTTCTCTGTGTTTCCGTCGCCAAAGGTGTCAGACACCGTCGTTGAGCCGTACAATGCAACTCTTTCGGTTCACCAGCTTGTTGAAAACGCAGATGAGTGTATGGTTTTGGACAACGAGGCTCTCTATGACATTTGCTTTCGAACACTCAAGCTCACCACTCCCAGCTGtgagtttcttcttctttgggtTCTCTGCCCTGTTGAATTGTAAATATGGATTTCATAGTTcaatttagaaaaatatatgtaattcTCTTATCGGTTCAGCATATATCTATTGAAATTTTGACTTGGGGAGTGAATTGTTTATATTATCCCTGTAGTTTGTAGTGAAAGAGCAGATTATTCAAATTCTATATACGATTTCACCATATCAGTTATGCGCCTTGGGCTTATAATTATTGTGTGCTTTTTCTGCATTAACTATATGTGGTTGAGTCCCCTTTAATTGATATTGTTGTCCTTGGTTTTTGGCTACAATTAtagaaattatacaattgGACTAACCGTTCTTAGTTATACATGCAGACACTTGTAGCCTTGTGCTTAGTGGTAGGAAACTATTTGTTTGGCACAATTGCAATTTTAGTTTCACTTGTGCACACTAGCTTCTTAGGGATTTCACTATTTGTTGCTCcatttttcctttaaaaattGTATTTGAGATTGTGTACTTGAGTATATGCAAATGCATGACATaatctgaacaatggtttctaCTTGATTGATTCAGTTGGGGACCTCAATCACCTGATTTCTGCTACCATGAGTGGTGTAACTTGTTGCCTTCGTTTCCCT
Above is a window of Prunus persica cultivar Lovell chromosome G2, Prunus_persica_NCBIv2, whole genome shotgun sequence DNA encoding:
- the LOC18786648 gene encoding tubulin beta-1 chain, encoding MREILHIQGGQCGNQIGAKFWEVVCAEHGIDSTGRYQGDNELQLERVNVYYNEASCGRFVPRAVLMDLEPGTMDSVRSGPYGQIFRPDNFVFGQSGAGNNWAKGHYTEGAELIDSVLDVVRKEAENCDCLQGFQVCHSLGGGTGSGMGTLLISKIREEYPDRMMLTFSVFPSPKVSDTVVEPYNATLSVHQLVENADECMVLDNEALYDICFRTLKLTTPSFGDLNHLISATMSGVTCCLRFPGQLNSDLRKLAVNLIPFPRLHFFMVGFAPLTSRGSQQYRALTVPELTQQMWDAKNMMCAADPRHGRYLTASAMFRGKMSTKEVDEQMINVQNKNSSYFVEWIPNNVKSTVCDIPPTGLKMASTFIGNSTSIQEMFRRVSEQFTAMFRRKAFLHWYTGEGMDEMEFTEAESNMNDLVSEYQQYQDATADEEGYDYEDEEEVQEEA